From Corticium candelabrum chromosome 13, ooCorCand1.1, whole genome shotgun sequence, a single genomic window includes:
- the LOC134188440 gene encoding uncharacterized protein LOC134188440 has protein sequence MVHYNRLKPCYRHPMEQQQEGLTYKEKKGRLEKNEAIEDEECLPAPAVEMLGEEISIVVLPPELENREHELQEEEPNIHLPVSPERNRVPPVWHRDYDIT, from the coding sequence ATGGTGCACTACAACAGACTGAAACCATGTTATAGACATCCCAtggaacaacaacaagaaggaCTGACGTACAAGGAAAAGAAAGGTCGACTTGAGAAGAATGAAGCAATTGAAGATGAAGAATGTCTTCCGGCTCCAGCTGTTGAAATGCTTGGAGAGGAGATATCGATAGTTGTACTTCCACCAGAACTAGAGAACAGGGAGCATGAGCTACAAGAAGAAGAACCAAACATACACTTACCAGTCAGTCCAGAAAGAAACCGGGTTCCACCTGTGTGGCATAGAGACTATGATATTACCTAA